In Hahella sp. KA22, one genomic interval encodes:
- the flgK gene encoding flagellar hook-associated protein FlgK: MSTNVINIGLTGLKASQTALATTGNNVSNANTEGYSRQRVEFEATPSQYIGAGYLGTGVGVADISRMTNQFLVSQLRSDTSMFSEIDKIRANVSQIDSLLADPTTGLSPGMSAFFQALQGAADDPASIPERQLVLTQAEGLINRFNVLYNRLASQQSNIDQDMRALITEANSLASGIAQVNQAIVSARGSAQGKDVNDLLDKRDQLIRELSEIVSVTVVEQTDGQLNVLVGKGQSLVIGSHANSLGLQVSETDPTHQEVALTESGGTGTNIITSEITGGELGGILLFRDQILQPSFNAMGRIAVVMADTINEQHQLGMDLENRLGGTFFEDINSENNARQRVTANEGNALPNDRDISVEIIDTSVLTTKDYQIQFTGPSDNDILVVDALSGATVTRGRLPGLFPATFEFDGLRINFESGSFQTGDSFLVTPTRYGARDIDMSVSRVEEIALASPIRTEADLGNVGNAVISPGELLAVKRSSNDAILPTFAVPGELTPPILIRFITDTYYEVLDNSDPGNPVPLDPPLNNQKYITGVSNAIFTADEGQTAVSAEGVTVAQVPAPVASPGPYANGYGAQTVTLKNRDPETGIVTTQAPLNIAANASAEEIASALNSRNGVSALAYTEVELSNFVDDGGGVAPGLTINGEVLTLPSGGSFTPDDYVDLINNNSNLQDAGIVAWSDGGTLTVRALTGKDITVEVTGDATDSVDIATANDTVATTIAGGSGVSVGGFVDVQLDDGVRLNADNNNIFLPAPVAQSSFRGYQANITGTPSQGDTFTIEYNENGVSDNRNALKMAGLETVGTIGGNVSTYNEAYSQLVEVVGSTASQAQLDTESAQSLLRQSENRWQEVSGVSLDEEAGRLIQYQAAYNASAQVVSIARQLFDTLLNTFA; encoded by the coding sequence ATGAGCACTAACGTCATCAACATAGGACTCACCGGACTCAAAGCCAGCCAGACCGCGCTGGCCACTACCGGCAACAACGTCTCCAACGCCAACACCGAGGGCTATAGTCGTCAGCGGGTGGAATTCGAGGCGACGCCGTCCCAGTATATCGGGGCGGGATATTTGGGCACGGGGGTCGGGGTTGCGGATATTTCCCGCATGACGAACCAGTTTCTGGTCTCCCAGTTGCGTTCAGATACTTCCATGTTCAGTGAAATAGATAAGATCCGCGCTAATGTGAGCCAGATCGACAGCCTGCTGGCGGACCCCACCACTGGACTGTCTCCCGGTATGAGCGCTTTCTTTCAGGCGTTGCAGGGCGCTGCGGATGATCCTGCATCCATACCTGAACGGCAGCTGGTGCTGACTCAGGCGGAAGGTCTGATCAATCGCTTTAATGTGCTTTATAACCGCCTGGCGTCGCAGCAAAGCAATATAGACCAGGATATGCGCGCTTTGATTACGGAGGCCAACAGTCTGGCCAGCGGCATCGCCCAGGTGAACCAGGCCATAGTGTCCGCTCGCGGTTCGGCGCAGGGTAAAGACGTCAACGACTTGCTGGATAAGCGTGATCAGTTGATTCGCGAGTTGTCGGAAATTGTGTCGGTGACTGTTGTGGAGCAGACCGATGGCCAGCTCAATGTTCTGGTGGGCAAAGGCCAGTCTCTGGTGATCGGCTCTCACGCCAACTCGTTGGGATTGCAGGTCAGCGAAACCGATCCAACCCATCAGGAAGTGGCGCTGACGGAAAGCGGCGGCACTGGAACCAATATTATTACTTCAGAGATAACCGGCGGTGAGCTAGGCGGCATACTGCTGTTTCGCGATCAGATTCTACAACCCTCATTTAACGCAATGGGCCGAATTGCGGTGGTGATGGCGGATACGATCAATGAACAGCATCAGCTGGGCATGGACCTTGAAAACCGGCTCGGCGGCACATTCTTTGAAGACATCAATTCCGAAAACAACGCACGCCAGCGGGTCACAGCGAATGAAGGCAATGCGCTGCCCAATGATCGCGACATCAGCGTGGAAATTATCGACACATCCGTATTGACCACTAAAGATTATCAAATACAGTTCACCGGACCTTCCGATAACGACATTCTGGTGGTGGATGCGTTGAGTGGAGCGACGGTTACTCGCGGGCGGTTGCCTGGCCTGTTTCCAGCCACCTTTGAGTTCGACGGGTTGAGGATTAACTTTGAATCAGGCAGCTTTCAAACCGGCGACAGCTTTTTGGTGACGCCTACTCGTTACGGCGCCAGAGACATTGATATGTCGGTGAGCCGAGTAGAGGAGATCGCACTGGCGTCGCCAATTCGCACTGAAGCGGACTTGGGCAACGTGGGGAATGCGGTGATCAGTCCTGGCGAACTGCTGGCGGTCAAGCGCAGCTCTAACGATGCTATCTTGCCAACGTTTGCGGTTCCTGGCGAACTGACGCCGCCGATACTGATCCGTTTTATCACCGACACCTATTATGAGGTTTTGGATAATAGCGATCCGGGTAATCCGGTTCCTCTCGATCCGCCATTGAATAATCAGAAATATATCACGGGCGTGTCCAACGCTATTTTTACTGCAGACGAAGGACAAACCGCGGTCAGCGCCGAGGGCGTAACCGTCGCCCAGGTTCCGGCGCCAGTGGCGTCGCCTGGACCCTACGCGAACGGCTATGGAGCGCAGACAGTGACGCTTAAAAATCGCGATCCGGAGACAGGCATTGTCACGACGCAGGCGCCGCTTAATATCGCCGCCAACGCCAGCGCAGAGGAAATCGCCTCGGCCTTGAACAGTCGCAACGGCGTGTCCGCTCTCGCCTATACAGAAGTGGAGCTTTCCAATTTTGTGGATGACGGCGGCGGTGTGGCGCCGGGATTGACCATTAACGGTGAGGTGTTGACGTTGCCAAGCGGAGGCTCATTTACACCGGATGATTACGTGGATCTAATCAACAACAATTCCAACCTTCAAGATGCCGGTATCGTCGCCTGGAGCGACGGCGGCACCTTGACCGTTCGCGCACTCACCGGCAAGGACATTACCGTTGAGGTGACAGGCGATGCGACAGATTCTGTGGACATCGCCACCGCCAATGACACTGTCGCCACCACCATTGCCGGCGGCAGTGGCGTCAGCGTTGGCGGATTCGTGGATGTGCAGCTGGATGACGGTGTGCGCTTGAACGCGGATAACAACAACATATTCTTGCCTGCGCCAGTGGCGCAGAGTTCGTTCCGGGGCTACCAGGCCAATATTACTGGTACGCCCAGCCAAGGGGATACTTTCACTATTGAGTACAACGAAAATGGCGTTTCCGATAACCGTAATGCATTAAAAATGGCGGGGCTGGAAACGGTGGGAACCATTGGCGGCAATGTCAGCACTTACAATGAGGCTTATTCCCAGTTAGTCGAAGTGGTCGGCTCCACCGCCAGTCAGGCGCAACTGGACACGGAGTCGGCTCAGTCACTGCTGCGGCAGTCGGAAAATCGCTGGCAGGAAGTTTCCGGCGTCAGTCTGGATGAAGAGGCGGGTCGTCTGATTCAGTATCAGGCGGCCTACAATGCGTCTGCGCAAGTGGTGTCCATCGCCCGACAGTTGTTTGACACGTTGTTGAACACTTTCGCCTGA
- the flgJ gene encoding flagellar assembly peptidoglycan hydrolase FlgJ, translated as MTINNRALDQAHVYTDLNALQRLKSPSMDKSEAISAVSKQFESIMVNLMLKSMRQVNAVFEQGNPFHDSASGIYQDMFDHQLSLTLSKHKSFGLADALTKQLLARESSEPKKGGYKDINEYPRSLEATPLNYAQAEENLAQAPELTEEETQALEQVAYYSEQMSRSAFVDSEVKDAIAAAQASQVTLGEEGDLQKEAAPAAFESPQHFVNSLLASARKASAGLGVEPGVLLAQSALETGWGRRMILTEEGEPSYNLFGIKADQRWKGPVAWITTTEYREGSMVKERAPFRVYGSYEESFTDYLNFLQEQPRYQQALKQVAEPEEYLRELQKAGYATDPNYASKIQRIMNGAYLQSVRSDDQG; from the coding sequence ATGACCATCAACAATCGCGCCCTCGACCAGGCTCATGTCTATACCGACCTGAACGCGCTGCAGCGACTGAAATCGCCCAGCATGGACAAGTCGGAGGCGATCAGTGCGGTGTCGAAGCAGTTTGAGTCCATCATGGTCAACCTGATGCTGAAATCCATGCGTCAGGTCAACGCGGTATTTGAACAAGGCAATCCATTTCACGATTCCGCCTCCGGTATTTATCAGGATATGTTCGATCATCAGTTGAGTCTGACCTTGTCCAAACATAAGAGTTTTGGATTGGCGGATGCGCTGACCAAACAACTATTGGCCAGAGAAAGCAGCGAGCCGAAAAAAGGCGGCTACAAAGACATTAACGAATACCCGCGCTCGTTGGAGGCGACGCCGCTGAACTATGCGCAGGCGGAAGAAAATCTCGCGCAGGCGCCGGAGCTGACGGAAGAGGAGACTCAGGCCCTGGAGCAGGTGGCTTATTACTCAGAGCAAATGTCGCGCTCCGCGTTTGTGGATTCCGAGGTGAAGGACGCCATTGCGGCGGCGCAGGCATCGCAAGTAACCCTCGGTGAAGAGGGAGATCTCCAGAAAGAGGCTGCGCCTGCTGCCTTTGAGAGTCCTCAACATTTCGTTAACAGCCTGCTGGCGTCGGCGCGTAAGGCTTCCGCTGGATTGGGTGTTGAGCCGGGCGTTCTGCTGGCGCAATCCGCCCTGGAAACCGGGTGGGGGCGGCGCATGATTCTTACCGAGGAGGGCGAACCCAGTTACAACCTGTTCGGCATTAAAGCGGACCAGCGCTGGAAAGGGCCTGTCGCCTGGATAACGACCACTGAATACCGGGAAGGGAGCATGGTGAAAGAGCGGGCGCCGTTCCGCGTTTATGGCTCCTATGAAGAAAGCTTTACGGATTATCTCAACTTCTTGCAGGAGCAGCCCCGCTATCAACAGGCGTTGAAGCAGGTGGCGGAGCCGGAAGAGTACCTGCGGGAACTGCAAAAAGCCGGGTACGCCACCGATCCCAATTATGCGTCGAAGATTCAGCGCATCATGAACGGGGCGTATCTACAAAGCGTCCGCTCGGATGATCAAGGCTGA
- a CDS encoding flagellar basal body P-ring protein FlgI: protein MHEVSDKTKAIRSLSPAWRALFAFGLLCFATMAGAERIKDIASVEGVRSNQIVGYGLVVGLDGTGDKAPFTDQTFRNMMNRFGISIPTGTDPKLKNVAAVSVHADLPAFSKPGQKIDITVSSVGNAKSLRGGSLLMTSLKGADGKTYAVAQGNLVVGGFGAGGADGSSITVNVPSVGRIPNGATVERAVPSGFGHGDTLTLNLSSPDFTTAKRVQDRINDLLGPGLAQAMDAASIRVMAPREASQRVGFLSILENLEVEPGQEAAKVVINSRTGTIVVGQNVKVLPAAVTHGNLTVTITEDFGVSQPNALAGGDTVVVPQTDVNVEQQPSHMFKFGPAATLNEIVRAVNQVGAAPGDVMAVLEALKQAGALKAELIVI, encoded by the coding sequence ATGCATGAAGTATCCGACAAAACCAAAGCGATCCGTTCTCTGTCGCCGGCATGGCGGGCGCTGTTTGCGTTTGGCCTGTTATGTTTCGCAACTATGGCTGGCGCGGAAAGGATAAAAGACATTGCTAGCGTGGAAGGCGTGCGCAGCAACCAGATCGTGGGGTACGGTCTGGTGGTGGGGCTGGATGGCACCGGCGATAAGGCTCCATTTACGGATCAGACGTTTCGCAACATGATGAATCGTTTCGGCATCTCGATTCCGACGGGGACTGATCCGAAACTGAAAAACGTGGCGGCGGTGTCCGTGCATGCGGATCTGCCGGCTTTTTCTAAACCAGGTCAGAAAATCGATATCACCGTTTCTTCCGTCGGCAACGCGAAGAGCCTGCGTGGCGGCAGTTTGCTGATGACCAGCCTGAAAGGCGCTGATGGTAAAACCTATGCAGTCGCCCAGGGCAATCTGGTGGTGGGCGGGTTTGGCGCCGGCGGCGCGGATGGCTCCAGCATCACGGTGAATGTCCCCAGTGTAGGGCGTATTCCTAACGGCGCCACGGTCGAGCGCGCTGTGCCCAGCGGTTTCGGCCACGGCGATACTTTAACGCTGAATTTGAGCTCGCCGGACTTCACTACCGCCAAGCGCGTGCAGGATCGCATCAATGACCTGCTGGGCCCCGGGTTGGCGCAGGCAATGGACGCCGCCAGCATTCGAGTGATGGCGCCACGGGAGGCGTCGCAGCGGGTTGGGTTCCTGTCTATTTTGGAAAATCTGGAGGTAGAGCCCGGGCAAGAGGCCGCCAAGGTGGTGATCAATTCCCGCACCGGCACCATTGTGGTAGGGCAGAATGTGAAGGTGCTGCCGGCGGCGGTGACCCACGGCAATCTGACTGTCACCATCACCGAGGACTTCGGCGTCAGTCAACCTAATGCGCTGGCGGGAGGAGATACGGTCGTTGTGCCCCAGACAGATGTGAATGTAGAGCAGCAGCCCAGCCATATGTTTAAGTTCGGGCCTGCGGCGACGCTGAATGAAATTGTGCGTGCGGTGAATCAGGTCGGGGCGGCGCCAGGGGATGTGATGGCGGTGCTGGAGGCCCTGAAGCAGGCCGGCGCGCTGAAAGCGGAACTGATCGTGATCTAA